The following is a genomic window from Staphylococcus capitis subsp. capitis.
TTCTCAGATGTTAAATTACTAGAAGTAGGTGGGCTTGTACATTTTAATGTTGTTCATGGAGAATGGTATAGGCTTATTTCTTCGATGTTTTTACATTTTAATTTTGAACACATATTGATGAATATGCTTTCCTTATTCATTTTTGGGAAGATTGTTGAATCAATAGTGGGTTCTTGGAGAATGTTAGTTATATATTTTGTGTCAGGATTATTTGGTAATTTCGTATCCTTATCATTTAATACCTCCACAATTTCAGTAGGAGCGAGTGGGGCAATATTTGGATTAATAGGTTCAATTTTCGCAATAATGTACTTAAGTAAGACTTTTGATAGAAAAGTTATTGGCCAATTACTTATAGCCTTACTAATTTTAATATGTTTATCACTTTTCATGTCTAATATTAATATTATGGCTCACTTAGGTGGATTTATTGGTGGACTTTTAATTACACTTATAGGATATTACTTTAATGTAAATCGTAATTTGTTTTGGATATTATTAATTGTTTTACTATTGATATTTGTTATATTACAAATCAGAATATTTACTATTAAAGAAGACAATATTTATGACAAACTTATTAAAGATCAAATGCTAGGTGGTCACTACGGCGAAGCAAGAAACGTGGTTAACCAAACATTAAATAAAAATTATGCTGATGATGAAACCTATTATTTGAGCGGTTTAATTACAGCAACTGAAGAATCACAATCTGAGGCTATAGCAGAATGGGAAAGAGGAATAAAAAAATATCCTAATGCTGGTATACTCAATTATGAATTAGCCATCGCAAATCGCTCATTAAGTGATGACAAAAAAGCATTGAAATATGCTAAAAAAGCTGCAAAGAGCGATCCTAGTAATACAAATTATAAAAATTTACAAAAAGAGTTGAGTGAATCAAGTGACTCGAAAGATAAATAACTTTTATGATGTTTTACAGTTACTAAAAAAATATGGTTTCATCATTTACTTTAAAGATCCAGAAGATATGTATGAAGTGATGTTACAAGAGATAAAATCTTTATATAACTTTCAACTATTATCTAAAGATGAATATCTAAAATGTATTTTGATAATTAATCAGAGAAGGAATGAACATAAATGACAAATATTATTTTAGCGGCCGATATTGGCGGAACAACTTGTAAATTGGGAATTTTTGATACTTATCTAGAACAATTACATAAATGGTCAATTCATACAGATACTAGTGATCATACAGGTGAATTATTGCTGAAAAATATTTATGATTCTTTTGTAGAGAAAGTAAAAGAATTTAACTATGATTTTACTAATGTTCAAGGAGTAGGAATTGGGGTGCCCGGACCAGTTAATTTCGAAACTGGAGTAGTGAATGGTGCAGTAAACTTGCATTGGACAGGAAACGTTAATGTTAGAGAAATATTCCAAAAATTTGTAGATTGCCCAGTCTATGTTGATAATGATGCAAATGTTGCAGCGTTAGGCGAAAAGCATAAAGGTGCTGGCGAAGGTTCAGATGATGTTGTTGCTATTACATTAGGCACTGGACTAGGTGGCGGCATCATTTCAAATGGTGAAATAGTACATGGTCACAATGGATCAGGCGCTGAAATTGGCCACATGCGTGCAGATTTTGATCAACGTTTTAATTGTAATTGTGGTAAAGCTGGGTGTATAGAAACTGTTGCATCCGCAACTGGGGTAGTTAATTTAGTAAATTTCTACTATCCTAAACTTACTTTTAAATCTTCAATTCTACAATTAATAAAAGATAATAAAGTAACGGCTAAAGCTGTTTTTGATGCTGCTAAAGCTGGTGATCAATTCTGTATTTTTATCACAGAAAAAGTTGCAAATTATATTGGTTATTTATGTAGCATTATAAGTGTTACTAGTAATCCTAAATATATTGTACTAGGTGGTGGCATGTCTACAGCTGGACCAATTCTAATTGAAAATATTAAAACTGAATATCGCAATTTAACATTTACTCCAGCTCAATTTGAAACAGAAATTGTACAAGCACAACTTGGAAATGATGCTGGAATCACAGGTGCCGCAGGATTAATTAAAACATATGTACTAGATAAAGAGGGTGTTAAGTAATGGCAATTGTAGATGTCGTAGTTATTCCAGTAGGAACAGAAGGTCCTAGCGTAAGCAAATATATAGCAGAAATACAAACTAAACTTAATGAATTTAAAGAAGAAGGTAAAATTGATTACCAACTAACACCAATGAACACACTTATCGAAGGTGATCTAAAGGACCTATTCGAAGTCATTCAAGCAATACATGAATTACCTTTTAACAAAGGGTTAGACAGAGTATGTACAAATATTCGAATTGATGATCGTCGCGATAAATCAAGAAAGATGAATGATAAACTCAAATCTGTTCAAAAACATTTAAATAATAGTGGTGAACAATAATGAGAATTTCAAATTTAACTTTAGGTTTAGTGGATACAAACGCATATTTCATTGAAAATGAAGAAAGTGTTATATTAATAGATCCTTCAAGTGAAAGTGATAAAATCATTAAAAAATTAAATCAAATTAATAAGCCATTTAAAGCGATTCTATTAACTCATGCTCACTACGATCACATAGGTGCTTTAGATGACATTATTTCTAAATATGACGTTCCTGTTTATATGCATCAAGAGGAATTTGATTTTTTACAAGATCCAGTAAAAAATGGTGCATCTAAATTTAAACAATATGGTATGCCTCAAGTTATAAGCTATGCTAAACCTTCAAAATTAGAAGAAGGATCAAAAGAGATTGAGGGCCTCAAATTTGACGTATTACACACTCCAGGACATTCTCCAGGTAGTTTAACTTACGTTTTTGATGAATTTGCTGTAGTGGGTGACACTTTATTTAATAATGGCATTGGTAGAACTGATCTTTATAGAGGGGACTACGAAACATTAGTTGATTCTATTAAAGATAAGATATTTGAACTTGAAGGCGATTTACCGTTATTCCCTGGTCACGGTCCATATACTACTGTTGATGATGAACAATTAAACCCTTTTTTAAATGGTTAATTAAATAAAGTAATTATTTCACCTCCTACGTTGATATATGTAGGAGGTGATTTTTTTATGAAAATGTTATTCCAAGAGATAGTTAATTATGCTATAAAGCACACTGCAAGTGATATACATTTTATTCCTACTGAGCACCATACTTTAATTAAACTAAGAATCAACGATCAACTTATTAATTACGATACACTGGCACATGCTATTTACAAAAAGTTACTTGTTTATATGAAGTTCAAATCAGGCTTAGATGTTTCGACCCAACAGCTAGCCCAAAGCGGAAGATATACTTATAAATTGCAAAATATGTATTACTTAAGAATCTCTACGCTACCTTTATCTTTAGGTAATGAAAGTTGCGTTATAAGAATCGTACCTCAATATTTCCAACAAAGACGTGACTCATATGAATTTAAAGATTTTAAGCACTTAATGAATAAAAAACAAGGATTATTACTTTTTAGTGGTCCAACTGGCTCTGGGAAAAGCACTTTAATGTATCAAATGGTAATGCATGCCTATCAAAATTTAAATTTAAATGTTATTTCAATTGAAGATCCTGTTGAGCAATTATTAGATGGGATAACTCAAATTTCAGTTAATGAAAAGGCCGGGATAAATTATACTAACTCTTTTAAAGCCATACTTAGATGTGACCCTGATGTCATTTTGATTGGAGAAATTCGTGATGCTTATATTGCTAAATGTGTTATACAAGCAAGTCTAAGTGGTCATTTAGTGCTTACAACTTTACATGCTAATGATTGTAAAGGGGCTTTACTTCGTCTACTAGAAATGGGTGTTACAGTGCAAGAATTATGTCAATCTATAAATTTAATATCTAATCAAAGACTTATCACCACACAAACTAATACGCATGAATTAGTTTGTGAAGTAATGAACCAAAATCAAGTAGAATACTTTTTTGAACACAATCATGAACTACCAAATAGCTTCACTAAGCTGGCTACACATCTAACTAATCTTTCTAAGGAAGGAGTAATTTGTGAAGAGGTTGTTAATAAGTATACTTAAACCTAACAGAAAAAAGAATCTTACCGAAGCTCAATCCATTGAACTACTTCAACGACTAAAACATTTATTTGAACATGGATTCACATTGTATGAAAGCTTTCAATTTCTAAATTTACACTTTATTTATAGAGATAAAAACATTAGTAAAATAATAATAGAATCTATTCAAGCAGGTGGAACATGTTATGAAGTATTGAAGATGATTGGTTACCCCGAAATTATACTTACTCAAGTAAAATTTGCAGAACAGTATGGAAATTTAGAAGTTGCAATGGCAGACGCCATTGAATATATGAGAAGAAACTTGAAGGCTAAAAAGGCATTCCTAAAAACTATTCAATATCCAATAGTGCTGATAAGTATATTTCTAATCATGCTAATCGTGTTAAATATGACTGTTATACCTCAATTTCAACAATTATACGCGACTATGAATGTTCAACTATCTACTTTACAAAATATACTTACCGTTTTCATTACAAAGTTGTCTGCTTTTGTATTATTGCTTACTTTTTGTTCAATTGTGATATATATATAATTATTTATAAACTCCTAAACAAAATTCCCATAAATAAAAAAATAAAATATATAGTTAAAATCCCCTTTGTCAATTCTTACTATAAAATATTCAGAACTTATCAAATATCTAATGAACTTTCTCTTTTTTATAAAAACGGTATAAGCCTTCAACATATTGTTCATATATATAGAAATGAGCAAAACAATGAATTTTTTAAATATTTAGGTGACTACTTATTAAAAAGTATTGATAAAGCGATGTCACTACCGTCTATATTAAATAGCTTAAAATGCTTTCAACCTGATCTAATCAAATTTATTGAGCAAGGGGAAAAAAGCGGAAAACTAGATATTGAATTAAAGTTATATAGCCAAATGTTACTACATCATTTTGAAGATAAAGTTCTCAAGCAAACTAAATTTATTCAACCAGTCATTTTCTTTATATTAGGTCTATTTATAGTTTCTTTATATCTTGTAATCATGTTACCTATGTTTGAACTAATGCAAACCATCAAATAGGGAGGACTCTTAATGAAAATATTAAAAAAACTAAAAAAATCTAAAGCTTTCACTTTAATTGAAATGTTACTTGTTTTATTAATAATTAGTTTATTACTTATTTTAATTATACCTAATATTGCCAAACAAACAGCACATATCCAATCTACTGGTTGTGATGCTCAAGTAAAAATGGTAAATAGTCAAATTGAAGCATATACATTAAAGCATAATCGTAACCCTAATAATATTGAAGAATTAATTGCTGAAGGTTTTATAAAAGAAGGACAGAAAAATTGTAAATCCGGACAAACTATTAGTATTTCAAATGGTGAGGCTGTTGCGAACTAAACAATATAGTGCATTCACTCTAATTGAAATGATGTTGGTCTTATTTACCATTAGCGTTTTATTAATGACAACTTTATGGTCAAGAAGTTTTATGAACGTACAAATGATTAATGAAGAACATGAAATTAAACAATTCATTACTAGACTTAATTACTTTAAATCTAAAGCAATTGCATCTCAAAGATCGATAGCCTTAGTTTTTACAAATAATTCTAATGTTATCCAAGTTGTAGAAGAAAAAGGGAGTAAATATAAAATTAAAGTCCCTCACGGTAAAATCACTAATATTGCTAGAATTAATACGTTGAATTTCAATAGAGATGGAAATATTAACCGTTTTGGTTCTCTAACAATTGCAATGAATAAAGCTACTTATAAAATTATTTTACATATTGAAAAAGGACGTATTAGATATGTCAAAATTTAAACTAAGAGCTTCATTATTACTCGATAGTTTATTAGGTTTACTAATCATCGGATTAATCACACTTATTTTGATACCAACACTCTCCACAATGAATAATAACTATAATAATTATTTAAAAACCATAGAAATTAAAAAGTCTATTATTACCAGCTTGAATAAATTTAGTAAGGAACAACTTAAACAAGGAGTTGTAATAGATCAATATGAAATACAACTATATCAAAAGAAAATATGTGGAAAAGATAGAGACTTTAACATTAAAACATGTGTTTCATTTGAAAATTAAAGCCTTTACTTTCGTTGAAATACTCTTCGCATTATCAGTAACCTTATTATGTCTTTCTTTAACACCTAATATTATTAATCTCACTTCTTACTACCTACATTTAGCTAAAAATAATGATGATTTAGACTTTGAATTTTTTTGTAGAGATATTCTTAAAGATATACAAACTTCCAAGTATTCGCCAAGTAAAGATAATGATTCAACAATCAAAATTAGAAAAAAGGATGAGGAAATTAGATATATCTATAATAATAAAAAAATATATAAAAATATCAATCAGAGAGGTAACATCACTCTATTAAACAATGTAGTTTTTTTTTAAATAATAAAGACGAACAATAATATTTTAAAAATAAAAATAAAGCAAGGAGATACGAACTATTATAAAGAGAAGAACCTCTATTTATAGCCAAAAAGCGTTCATTAGTTTATATTTAGTAGTAATTTTTTCATTTTATTTATCAATTATATCTTTTTATATTACTCAATATGGTTTAAAATTAAAGACATTACATAACTTAGATATTTACTATGATGATGTTATTGTTAAAACATTAAAAAAGAGGTAGATTAGATTGATTAAAAGTAAAGCACCTATTATATTTGTTGGCTTCATGGGTACTGGTAAAACGACGATTGGACGATATCTTTCTGATTTACAAAATTTAAGTTATGTAGACTTAGATGAATATATCGAGAGAAATGAAAACAAATCAATTCCCGATATATTTCAGGAACATGGAGAACAAAAATTCCGTGATTTAGAATTTAAGTATTTAAAAGAGTGTTTGAATACATTCGAAATTATATCTACTGGTGGAGGAATAATCGAAAATAAAGATTCTTTGAAACTACTTAAAAATGAAAAGAATGTTATATGGCTTGATTGTGATATCAATGTTATTTATCGACGTATAGTTAGTGATCCTCATAGACCCAATGCTAAAGATAAATCTCTAGAACAATTAAATACCTTGTATTGTTCAAGGGTTTCAAGATATAATGAAACCGCATTCATGAAGGTGAATAGCGCACTCACTGTTTCTGAAATATATGAAAAGATTTTACAAAATTTATTTTGCGATTGATCAGTATTAGAGAGAATAAAGCTAAAACATATCTACATAATAATTAATTTAAGAATATTGTAAATATTTAGCTTTATCGCCGAAGGTGCAAGTTATTTAACGAAACTCTCAGGCAAAAGGATAATACTGTAACGCGTTCCTGGATGAATTATTTTAACAGGGTAGCTCTATGCTATCCTGTTTTTTATTAAAAATAGGGGGTTTTCTAATGACAACTGAACTTAAAAAGACACCTTTATATCAAAACTACGTTGATAATGGTGCGAAAATAGTTGAATTCGGTGGATGGGCTATGCCTGTTCAATTCACTAGTATTAAAGAAGAACATAACGCTGTGAGATATGAAATTGGTCTTTTTGATGTAAGCCACATGGGAGAGATAGAAATTACTGGTAATGAAGCATTTAACTTTGTTCAGTATATTTTATCAAATGATGCTAACAATCTTACAGATACTAAAGCAATGTATACAGCTTTATGTAATGAAGAAGGTGGTATTATAGATGACTTAGTTACATACAAGTTAGCAGAAAACCACTTTTTATTAATAGTAAATGCGGCAAATACTGATAAAGATTTTAATTGGATTTCTAAGCAAAGTAGCAATTTTGATGTTAATGTGAATAATTCTTCAAATATATATGGTCAACTTGCTATTCAAGGACCAAAAGCTAGACATCTTGTGAATGAACATACTGATGTGGATGTTAGTGACATGAGTATGTTTGAATTTAAACAAGATGTGAAGTTTTTTGATAAAAATATAATTCTTTCACAATCAGGATATACAGGGGAAGATGGTTTCGAAATTTATTGCAAATCTGAAGACACAGCAGACATTTGGAATCAATTATTAGAATATGACGTTGTTCCTTGTGGTTTAGGTGCTCGTGATACTTTACGCCTTGAGGCAGGTTTACCTCTACATGGTCAAGATTTAACAGAATCTATTACTCCTTATGAAGGAGGTATTGCTTTTGCTGCTAAACCTCTTATTGAAGAAGAATTTATTGGCAAATCTGTTCTTAAAGATCAAAAAGAAAATGGTTCCACTAAAAGAACTGTTGGATTAGAGATAATAGGTAAAGGTATTGCTAGAACAGGTTACGAAGTATTTGATTTAGAAGGTAACCACATTGGAGAGGTAACATCCGGAACTCAATCTCCCTCTTCAGGTAAATCTATCGCACTAGCTATTATAAATAGAGATGCATTCGAAATGGGTAAAGAAGTGCTTATACAAGTTCGTAAGCGCCAAGTTAAAGCAAAAATTGTTAAGAAAAATCAAATTACTAAATAATACGGAGGGGTGTAAATAGTGAGTCATCGTTATATACCTTTAACAGATCAAGATAAACAAGAAATGCTAGATACTATTGGAGCAAAATCAATTTCAGAATTATTTGGTGATGTCCCAGCCGATATTTTATTAGATCGAAATTTAAATATTGCTAAGGGAGAGGCAGAAACTAGTTTAGTAAGAAGACTTAATCTTCTTGCCAATAGAAATATCACAAAAGAAACTCACGCTTCATTTTTAGGTGCTGGTGTATATGATCATTATGCTCCTGCAGTTGTAGATGCCATGATTTCTAGATCAGAATTTTATACTGCGTACACACCTTATCAACCTGAGATTTCTCAAGGTGAGTTACAAGCAATTTTTGAATTTCAAACTTTAATCTGTGAACTAACTGATATGGATGTTGCAAATTCATCTATGTATGATGGTATGACTAGTTTTGCTGAAGCTTGTATTTTAGCTTTCAGTCAGACTAAAAAGAATAAAATTGTTGTTTCAAAAGGTTTACACTATCAAGCTTTACAAGTTTTACATACTTACGCTAAAACATGTAAAGAGTTTGAAGTAGTTGAAATCGATTTAAATGGAACAATAACTGATTTACAAAAATTAGAACAAGCAATTGATGATGATACTGCCGCAGTTGCAGTACAATATCCAAATTTTTATGGTTCAATTGAAGATCTTGAAAAAATAAATAGTTTAATTGCAGATAAAAAAGCATTATTTATAGTATATGCTAACCCTCTAGCTTTAGGTCTTTTAACACCACCAGGTACTTTTGGAGCGGATATAGTTGTTGGAGATACTCAACCGTTCGGTATATCTACACAATTTGGTGGACCTCATTGCGGGTATTTTGCTACAACTAAAAAGTTAATGCGTAAAGTACCTGGACGTTTAGTAGGTCAAACTCAGGATGATGAAGGCAATCGTGGATTTGTACTAACTTTACAAGCTAGAGAGCAGCATATTAGAAGAGATAAAGCGACTTCAAATATATGTTCTAACCAAGCACTTAATGCACTTGCATCTTCAATTGCTATGTCAGCTCTTGGTAAACAAGGTATGTATGATATTGCTGTTCAAAATTTAAAACATGCTAATTATGCTAAACAACTATTTAAACATAAAGGCTTTGAGGTATTAGATGGTAATTCATTTAATGAATTTGTAGTTAAATTTGATGAACCTATTAAAGAAGTAAATTTAAAATTAGCTGACCAAGGTATTATTGGTGGTTTTGATTTAAGTGAAGTTTCTGATGACTTCAACAATCATATGCTAGTTGCCGTAACTGAATTAAGAACTAAAGAAGAAATTGATAATTTTGTTCAGAAAGCTGGTGAATTAAATGGTTAGTAAATCAAGTCCATTAATCTTTGAAAGATCCAAAAAAGGTAGATATGCGTATTCTTTACCTCAAAGTGATATTGAGGACATTACAATTTCCTCTGTATTAGATGACAAATATATTCGTAAAGATAAAGCCGAGTTTCCTGAGGTAGCTGAACTAGATTTAGTTCGACATTACACAGAACTCTCCAATAAAAATTTTGGTGTAGACACTGGTTTTTATCCATTGGGATCATGCACGATGAAATATAATCCTAAAGTTAATGAAAAAGTTGCTAGAATACCTGGATTTAGTGAATCTCATCCATTGCAAGAGGAAGAACACATTCAAGGTTCACTTGAAATTATTTATAGTTTGCAAGAAGAGCTAAAAGAAATTACAGGTATGGATGAAGTAACACTTCAACCAGCAGCAGGCGCGCACGGTGAATGGACAGCTCTCATGATTTTCAAAGCTTATCATGAGAATAATGGACAAGGACATAGAGATGAGGTTATTGTACCTGATTCTGCTCATGGTACAAACCCTGCTTCAGCCTCATTTGCCGGATTTAAATCAGTCACTGTTAAATCTAATGAGCGCGGAGAAGTAGATATTGATGATTTAAGAAGAGTTGTAAATGAGAATACAGCTGCTATCATGCTAACTAATCCAAATACATTAGGTATATTTGAGAAGAATATTATGGAAATTAGAGAAATCGTTCATGAAGCTGGTGGTCTACTTTATTACGATGGGGCAAATTTAAACGCAATAATGGATAAAGTTAGACCTGGAGACATGGGCTTTGATGCAGTTCATCTAAACTTACACAAAACGTTTACTGGACCTCATGGTGGCGGTGGCCCTGGTTCAGGACCAGTAGGTGTGGTAAAAGAGTTATCTAG
Proteins encoded in this region:
- a CDS encoding rhomboid family intramembrane serine protease, translating into MIIDKLYWKTLYYWIRYLNYDLLSREKENNEIWLVHKRKKSVVVFRRDVTTSQEIRFDKSKVKENFNQLEQTIGFKPKSFNFYYFTDKDFLEEKNNESHPIKIQFHIIRNVKDIKAITPHFVLYKMLVNNEDKKTYSHYKRKVLTNNPLDRHMQRFTPATYVLIITNVIIWLCMILYLNRFSDVKLLEVGGLVHFNVVHGEWYRLISSMFLHFNFEHILMNMLSLFIFGKIVESIVGSWRMLVIYFVSGLFGNFVSLSFNTSTISVGASGAIFGLIGSIFAIMYLSKTFDRKVIGQLLIALLILICLSLFMSNINIMAHLGGFIGGLLITLIGYYFNVNRNLFWILLIVLLLIFVILQIRIFTIKEDNIYDKLIKDQMLGGHYGEARNVVNQTLNKNYADDETYYLSGLITATEESQSEAIAEWERGIKKYPNAGILNYELAIANRSLSDDKKALKYAKKAAKSDPSNTNYKNLQKELSESSDSKDK
- a CDS encoding YqgQ family protein, whose translation is MTRKINNFYDVLQLLKKYGFIIYFKDPEDMYEVMLQEIKSLYNFQLLSKDEYLKCILIINQRRNEHK
- a CDS encoding ROK family glucokinase, which codes for MTNIILAADIGGTTCKLGIFDTYLEQLHKWSIHTDTSDHTGELLLKNIYDSFVEKVKEFNYDFTNVQGVGIGVPGPVNFETGVVNGAVNLHWTGNVNVREIFQKFVDCPVYVDNDANVAALGEKHKGAGEGSDDVVAITLGTGLGGGIISNGEIVHGHNGSGAEIGHMRADFDQRFNCNCGKAGCIETVASATGVVNLVNFYYPKLTFKSSILQLIKDNKVTAKAVFDAAKAGDQFCIFITEKVANYIGYLCSIISVTSNPKYIVLGGGMSTAGPILIENIKTEYRNLTFTPAQFETEIVQAQLGNDAGITGAAGLIKTYVLDKEGVK
- a CDS encoding MTH1187 family thiamine-binding protein; translation: MAIVDVVVIPVGTEGPSVSKYIAEIQTKLNEFKEEGKIDYQLTPMNTLIEGDLKDLFEVIQAIHELPFNKGLDRVCTNIRIDDRRDKSRKMNDKLKSVQKHLNNSGEQ
- a CDS encoding MBL fold metallo-hydrolase gives rise to the protein MRISNLTLGLVDTNAYFIENEESVILIDPSSESDKIIKKLNQINKPFKAILLTHAHYDHIGALDDIISKYDVPVYMHQEEFDFLQDPVKNGASKFKQYGMPQVISYAKPSKLEEGSKEIEGLKFDVLHTPGHSPGSLTYVFDEFAVVGDTLFNNGIGRTDLYRGDYETLVDSIKDKIFELEGDLPLFPGHGPYTTVDDEQLNPFLNG
- the comGA gene encoding competence type IV pilus ATPase ComGA — protein: MKMLFQEIVNYAIKHTASDIHFIPTEHHTLIKLRINDQLINYDTLAHAIYKKLLVYMKFKSGLDVSTQQLAQSGRYTYKLQNMYYLRISTLPLSLGNESCVIRIVPQYFQQRRDSYEFKDFKHLMNKKQGLLLFSGPTGSGKSTLMYQMVMHAYQNLNLNVISIEDPVEQLLDGITQISVNEKAGINYTNSFKAILRCDPDVILIGEIRDAYIAKCVIQASLSGHLVLTTLHANDCKGALLRLLEMGVTVQELCQSINLISNQRLITTQTNTHELVCEVMNQNQVEYFFEHNHELPNSFTKLATHLTNLSKEGVICEEVVNKYT
- the comGC gene encoding competence type IV pilus major pilin ComGC, producing MLKKLKKSKAFTLIEMLLVLLIISLLLILIIPNIAKQTAHIQSTGCDAQVKMVNSQIEAYTLKHNRNPNNIEELIAEGFIKEGQKNCKSGQTISISNGEAVAN
- the comGD gene encoding competence type IV pilus minor pilin ComGD; the protein is MRTKQYSAFTLIEMMLVLFTISVLLMTTLWSRSFMNVQMINEEHEIKQFITRLNYFKSKAIASQRSIALVFTNNSNVIQVVEEKGSKYKIKVPHGKITNIARINTLNFNRDGNINRFGSLTIAMNKATYKIILHIEKGRIRYVKI
- a CDS encoding ComGF family competence protein — protein: MKYNYIKRKYVEKIETLTLKHVFHLKIKAFTFVEILFALSVTLLCLSLTPNIINLTSYYLHLAKNNDDLDFEFFCRDILKDIQTSKYSPSKDNDSTIKIRKKDEEIRYIYNNKKIYKNINQRGNITLLNNVVFF
- a CDS encoding shikimate kinase, giving the protein MKSKAPIIFVGFMGTGKTTIGRYLSDLQNLSYVDLDEYIERNENKSIPDIFQEHGEQKFRDLEFKYLKECLNTFEIISTGGGIIENKDSLKLLKNEKNVIWLDCDINVIYRRIVSDPHRPNAKDKSLEQLNTLYCSRVSRYNETAFMKVNSALTVSEIYEKILQNLFCD
- the gcvT gene encoding glycine cleavage system aminomethyltransferase GcvT; its protein translation is MTTELKKTPLYQNYVDNGAKIVEFGGWAMPVQFTSIKEEHNAVRYEIGLFDVSHMGEIEITGNEAFNFVQYILSNDANNLTDTKAMYTALCNEEGGIIDDLVTYKLAENHFLLIVNAANTDKDFNWISKQSSNFDVNVNNSSNIYGQLAIQGPKARHLVNEHTDVDVSDMSMFEFKQDVKFFDKNIILSQSGYTGEDGFEIYCKSEDTADIWNQLLEYDVVPCGLGARDTLRLEAGLPLHGQDLTESITPYEGGIAFAAKPLIEEEFIGKSVLKDQKENGSTKRTVGLEIIGKGIARTGYEVFDLEGNHIGEVTSGTQSPSSGKSIALAIINRDAFEMGKEVLIQVRKRQVKAKIVKKNQITK
- the gcvPA gene encoding aminomethyl-transferring glycine dehydrogenase subunit GcvPA — protein: MSHRYIPLTDQDKQEMLDTIGAKSISELFGDVPADILLDRNLNIAKGEAETSLVRRLNLLANRNITKETHASFLGAGVYDHYAPAVVDAMISRSEFYTAYTPYQPEISQGELQAIFEFQTLICELTDMDVANSSMYDGMTSFAEACILAFSQTKKNKIVVSKGLHYQALQVLHTYAKTCKEFEVVEIDLNGTITDLQKLEQAIDDDTAAVAVQYPNFYGSIEDLEKINSLIADKKALFIVYANPLALGLLTPPGTFGADIVVGDTQPFGISTQFGGPHCGYFATTKKLMRKVPGRLVGQTQDDEGNRGFVLTLQAREQHIRRDKATSNICSNQALNALASSIAMSALGKQGMYDIAVQNLKHANYAKQLFKHKGFEVLDGNSFNEFVVKFDEPIKEVNLKLADQGIIGGFDLSEVSDDFNNHMLVAVTELRTKEEIDNFVQKAGELNG
- the gcvPB gene encoding aminomethyl-transferring glycine dehydrogenase subunit GcvPB encodes the protein MVSKSSPLIFERSKKGRYAYSLPQSDIEDITISSVLDDKYIRKDKAEFPEVAELDLVRHYTELSNKNFGVDTGFYPLGSCTMKYNPKVNEKVARIPGFSESHPLQEEEHIQGSLEIIYSLQEELKEITGMDEVTLQPAAGAHGEWTALMIFKAYHENNGQGHRDEVIVPDSAHGTNPASASFAGFKSVTVKSNERGEVDIDDLRRVVNENTAAIMLTNPNTLGIFEKNIMEIREIVHEAGGLLYYDGANLNAIMDKVRPGDMGFDAVHLNLHKTFTGPHGGGGPGSGPVGVVKELSSYLPKPMVIKDGEFYKYDNNIENSIGRVKPFYGNFGIYLRAYTYIRTMGAEGLKEVSEAAVLNANYIKARLKDHFEIPYDQYCKHEFVLSGTKQKQFGVRTLDMAKRLLDFGVHPPTIYFPLNVEEGMMIEPTETESKETLDHFVDSLIQISNEAQDNPDVVLEAPHTTIIDRLDETTAARKPILKFEDLKQEKTIEH